The following DNA comes from Corynebacterium urogenitale.
GGTAATACTCGCGTCCACGGGCGAGACGCCCGGAATCGGAGTTATCTGCCAGAGCAGTCATGATCTGCGAGGCCGCCCAGCTTTCTCGCTCCAACCTCGGAGCACGTGGACCGTTGTCCGCCTTAGCGGCCTCATGGCGGCGACGCGCGCCGAAATCCGCAATGACTACGTTGTCTCCAAAGCGCGTGGGCATCGCTCTACGTCCCGGCCTGCCGGCCTTCGGCGGTTGTTGCGGAGACATCAGCCCTCCCCTTCTTCGCCGTACGTATCCCCTTGAACGCTGGCATCACTGTTCCCCAGCGCTTCCTCCGAGGCTGTCTTCAGTCGCCATAGTTCCTTGAGATCTTCGTCATCAAGATTAGCGATCCATCCCTCTCCCGAACCGATGACTGCACCGGCCAACTCACGCTTTCCAGAGATAATGTCGTGAATCCTCTCGTCCAGCGTGCCCTTAGTCACCAGCTTGTAGACAGTCACGTCCTTATTCTGGCCAATGCGGTAGGCGCGATCGGTCGCCTGGTCTTCTACAGCGGGGTTCCACCAGCGATCGATGTGGACAACCACGCTGGCCTCTGTCAACGTGATACCGGTGCCACCAGCGCGAACTGATAGCACCATAATCGGTGGCCCACTGGGCGACTGAAACTCTTCAACCATCTTCACGCGCGCCGCCCGGCTGATGCCGCCATGGAGCATCGGCACCTTCGTGAGGTAACGGCGTTCCATTTCCGGGATCAGCATGCTGCCGAAAGAGGGGAACTGGGTGAACACCAGCACTTTGCGACCCTCGGCGCGGGCTGTGTCGATGATTTCAAACAACCTCCGCACTTTGTGCGAACGATGCTGCCCGTTTTTCATGAGGCCGGAGCCATCCCCCGAGTAGTGCGCCGGGTGATTGCAGATCTGCTTGATTTTCACCAGCGCCCCGAGAATCATTCCCCGGCGCGACTCCGAACGCTGCTCCATCATCTGTTCCATGTTGCGCACGTAGGCCTCATATAGGGCAGCCTGCTCATTGGTCAGCGGAATCAGTTCCACCTTGTCTTGTTTCTTGGGCAGATTCAGCTCCATATTCTCGTCTGTTTTCAGTCGGCGCAGAATGAAAGGTTGCACTACCCGCTTGAGCCGCTCCCTGGCTGCGTGATCGTGATGCCTTTCCACCGGGATGGCCAGGCGATTCTGAAAGGCCGCAGCGCTGCCGAGGATACCTGGGTTCGCGAAGTCCATGAGTGCGTACAGATCGGAGAGCTTGTTCTCCACCGGCGTGCCGGTCAGCGCGATGCGGTGCTCTGCCGGCAATCCACGCGCCGCACGGGATTGTTTGGTGGCAGGATTTTTAATGTTTTGGGCTTCGTCCGCCACAATGCGGCGCCATTGCACTTGCGCATAGCGTTGGGCATTCCGCGAGAGTGTCCCATAGCTTGTCACCACGATGTTGACGGCCCGAGCCGCCGCAGGAAATTCCTCCTTGGCCACTCGTCCGGCGCCATGGTCCACCAACACTTTAAGCTCCGGGGTGTGACGAGCAGCCTCTTGCTTCCATGCCCCAACGACGCTCGTCGGCGCGATGACGAGCGTTGGGGGTACGCTTTCGCCACTTCCGCCCTCGCTCTCCAACTCCCATGCCAGCAGCGCCAACACCTGCAATGTCTTCCCCAAGCCCATGTCATCGGCGAGGATCGAGCCCAGTCGATGCTTCCACATCCACACCAACCAGTTCAGACCTCTCCGCTGGTGATCTCGGAGTGTACTCGCGACCAATTGTGGAACTTCCACGGATTGCGGTGGATCGATTTCTCCGGCAGAAAACAGCCGCTCCATCCATCCGTTCGCCTCAATGCGGAAATCGTGGTCACCGTCCTCCTGGATCGAATCCGACGCCAGCGCGTCCGCTTCCATCAGTTCACGCAGAGTAACCTGTGGCTTTCCCCTTTTCTGCCTTTCCTCCGAATCCTGCGCATTGGCGTAACTCGTTTCAATGATTTGGCGGAACCATCCTCGAGCTCGATCCAACGCGCCTCTCTCCAGGTAGACAAAGCGGCCATTGACCGCCACGACACTACTCGCGGAGTCCAGTAACGCCCGCCTAGCCGAAGCGTCAAGAGCCAGATCATCGACGGATACATCCCAGTCGAACTCCACCAGCTGCTCCATACCCAGCTTCCCGGAGCCAGGACCCGTCCCCACGGGATTCGCAGTCACGCGAACCTTGGGGGCCACGCGCGTCCAGCCGCGCGGAACCATAACTTGCACGCCGGCAGCGGAAAGTCGCCCAATCCCCTTACTCAGGAGGCTCTCCACGTCCTGCGCACGCAGCCCCACCGACACAATCCGATCACGCGTGGCCTTGCCTGTCACAACCTCCGCTGGTGGGAACCAGGCCCCAGTTTCCAACCACCGATCGACCGGCAGTAACAAGGTATCCAGCTCAGCCCAGGCTTTTCGGGCCCTATCGAGTACCCGGTGTAGGCGCTGTATCTGTGGCTCCGTGGCCTCTGCCGCAACTAGAGGCTGCAGCGGGCCGTCGTTAATGCTTACTGCGAGTTCCAATCGCCAGCGCACGTCGTCAATATTCACCGTCCCAGGGTCTACTTCACTACCTCGTTGGCGGTTGGCAAAAGTGGCGTCGGACGGAGAGGAGAGCAAGAAGACGACGCGGGAGGCCTCATCCTCGGCTGAGGTACGCCAACGGTTGAGGGCGGAAACGGTATCCGC
Coding sequences within:
- a CDS encoding DEAD/DEAH box helicase, with the translated sequence MSPELVYLVDLYSFVLDVVRAGRVMMRMERVDAQWYPRWMMSTGGDHHRVLQRFQEAVPTVLVHNGGDSVVEDCADELTHWATVRLLGESLGETAEIETPFVRALIAGEPARRVSADTVSALNRWRTSAEDEASRVVFLLSSPSDATFANRQRGSEVDPGTVNIDDVRWRLELAVSINDGPLQPLVAAEATEPQIQRLHRVLDRARKAWAELDTLLLPVDRWLETGAWFPPAEVVTGKATRDRIVSVGLRAQDVESLLSKGIGRLSAAGVQVMVPRGWTRVAPKVRVTANPVGTGPGSGKLGMEQLVEFDWDVSVDDLALDASARRALLDSASSVVAVNGRFVYLERGALDRARGWFRQIIETSYANAQDSEERQKRGKPQVTLRELMEADALASDSIQEDGDHDFRIEANGWMERLFSAGEIDPPQSVEVPQLVASTLRDHQRRGLNWLVWMWKHRLGSILADDMGLGKTLQVLALLAWELESEGGSGESVPPTLVIAPTSVVGAWKQEAARHTPELKVLVDHGAGRVAKEEFPAAARAVNIVVTSYGTLSRNAQRYAQVQWRRIVADEAQNIKNPATKQSRAARGLPAEHRIALTGTPVENKLSDLYALMDFANPGILGSAAAFQNRLAIPVERHHDHAARERLKRVVQPFILRRLKTDENMELNLPKKQDKVELIPLTNEQAALYEAYVRNMEQMMEQRSESRRGMILGALVKIKQICNHPAHYSGDGSGLMKNGQHRSHKVRRLFEIIDTARAEGRKVLVFTQFPSFGSMLIPEMERRYLTKVPMLHGGISRAARVKMVEEFQSPSGPPIMVLSVRAGGTGITLTEASVVVHIDRWWNPAVEDQATDRAYRIGQNKDVTVYKLVTKGTLDERIHDIISGKRELAGAVIGSGEGWIANLDDEDLKELWRLKTASEEALGNSDASVQGDTYGEEGEG